In Arthrobacter sp. MN05-02, one genomic interval encodes:
- a CDS encoding hydrolase, whose translation MSEPFGEEWAMAGLAVLQAAGVVGAVDENLRRLDAYAARVAEHGADILVSPELFATGYAPALVADSDGQGIRAELAGIARRHGIVLVGSTVEATSTGRHISASLFDSQGAELTRYRKSHLFGPEEQSVFLPGNDLPDLVPVLGLTVALGICYDIEFPEFARSAAQRGADLLLIPTAVPATGDVGGRAPEHTYNAERISTLLVPARALENGVYIAYANHIAPDFTGLSSIASPYGTFLGLAGDGEDLLVAEVDHAEVLRARELNTYMTCRRPELFA comes from the coding sequence GTGTCGGAGCCGTTCGGGGAGGAATGGGCCATGGCCGGATTGGCGGTTCTCCAGGCCGCGGGGGTGGTCGGCGCCGTCGACGAGAACCTGCGCCGCCTCGACGCGTATGCCGCTCGCGTCGCCGAGCACGGCGCCGACATCCTGGTGAGTCCCGAGCTCTTCGCCACGGGCTACGCGCCCGCACTCGTGGCGGACTCGGACGGGCAGGGCATCCGTGCCGAACTCGCGGGCATCGCCCGGCGCCACGGCATCGTCCTCGTCGGGTCGACTGTCGAGGCCACCTCGACCGGGCGGCACATCAGCGCCTCGCTGTTCGACAGCCAGGGCGCGGAGCTGACCCGGTACCGGAAGTCGCACCTGTTCGGACCGGAGGAGCAATCGGTCTTCCTGCCGGGGAACGACCTGCCGGACCTCGTTCCCGTGCTGGGCCTGACCGTGGCGCTCGGCATCTGCTACGACATCGAGTTCCCGGAGTTCGCGCGCAGTGCGGCGCAACGCGGCGCGGACCTGCTCCTCATCCCGACGGCGGTACCCGCAACGGGCGACGTCGGGGGTCGCGCACCGGAGCACACCTACAACGCGGAGCGCATCTCGACCCTGTTGGTGCCCGCCCGCGCCCTCGAGAACGGCGTCTACATCGCCTATGCCAACCACATCGCCCCTGATTTCACCGGGCTGAGCAGCATCGCGAGCCCGTACGGGACGTTCCTCGGCCTCGCCGGCGACGGGGAGGACCTGCTGGTCGCCGAGGTCGACCATGCGGAGGTGCTCCGGGCTCGGGAGCTCAACACCTACATGACCTGCCGGCGTCCGGAGCTCTTCGCCTAG
- a CDS encoding gluconate permease: MDIQLLLALVLGIATIIVLVLKTRLDAFVALLIAALVTGIVAGQAPLDIVSAITTGFGNTLASIGIVIGLGVGIGKILEVSGAANALALAFLRLFGKGREPWALGSVGALVSIPVFCDSGYVIMNPLARSIARVKRAGYITLALALGCGMTLTHHLVPPTPGPLAVAGILGADLGALILAGLVFTVILLPVVVFYAKWIGPKIEPTMSETVRETVYGRATVGAPGRSGTALAEGTAVGDAPSDAGRDSGPGTAGHDDDGVRPSVGNEDIPADHVDLGTPPEGAKPHKVGAFVASLPLLVPLLLIILNTVSGAIDQSNQGVVGTGEYEPSAWAVPLAFVGNPVVALVIGVILAVYTLLPRWTPRTKVQGWFADAAASAGLILLITGAGGALGQVLRSSGVGDALAEAIAATPLPAFLVPFLIATLVRIAQGSGTVAMITAASVTAPLVGSLGIDPIVAAMACTAGSMVFSYFNDSYFWVVTRFAGLEGTAALRGWSGITTAVWAGSIPLLFIANAVLG, translated from the coding sequence ATGGATATACAACTTCTCCTGGCGCTTGTACTGGGGATCGCGACCATCATCGTCCTTGTGCTGAAGACACGCCTCGACGCGTTCGTGGCCCTTCTGATCGCTGCCCTCGTCACGGGCATCGTCGCAGGCCAGGCGCCGCTCGACATCGTCTCGGCCATCACCACGGGGTTCGGCAACACCCTCGCATCCATCGGCATCGTCATCGGACTCGGTGTGGGGATCGGCAAGATCCTCGAGGTCTCCGGAGCAGCCAACGCCCTCGCGCTCGCGTTCCTCCGCCTCTTCGGCAAGGGGCGCGAGCCGTGGGCCCTCGGCAGTGTCGGCGCACTGGTGTCCATCCCCGTGTTCTGCGACTCCGGGTACGTGATCATGAATCCGCTGGCCCGTTCCATCGCGAGGGTCAAGCGTGCCGGCTACATCACGCTCGCCCTCGCCCTGGGCTGCGGCATGACGCTCACCCACCACCTGGTGCCGCCGACGCCAGGGCCGCTGGCGGTCGCCGGCATCCTCGGGGCGGATCTCGGCGCCCTCATCCTCGCGGGGCTGGTCTTCACGGTCATCCTGCTGCCGGTCGTCGTGTTCTACGCGAAGTGGATCGGACCGAAGATCGAACCCACGATGTCCGAGACCGTGCGGGAGACGGTCTACGGCAGGGCCACGGTAGGTGCGCCGGGGCGAAGCGGCACCGCGCTCGCCGAGGGCACCGCCGTCGGAGACGCCCCGAGCGACGCAGGGCGCGACAGCGGTCCGGGCACCGCCGGGCACGACGACGACGGCGTCCGTCCGTCCGTCGGGAACGAGGACATCCCCGCGGACCACGTCGACCTCGGCACACCGCCCGAGGGAGCGAAGCCGCACAAGGTCGGGGCGTTCGTCGCGTCGCTGCCGCTGCTCGTACCGCTGCTGCTCATCATCCTGAACACCGTCAGCGGTGCGATCGACCAGAGCAACCAGGGCGTCGTCGGCACCGGTGAGTACGAGCCGTCCGCGTGGGCCGTGCCACTCGCGTTCGTGGGCAACCCGGTGGTGGCCCTGGTCATCGGTGTGATCCTGGCCGTCTACACCCTGCTGCCCCGGTGGACTCCGCGCACCAAGGTGCAGGGCTGGTTCGCGGACGCGGCGGCGTCGGCGGGCCTCATCCTGCTGATCACCGGAGCGGGCGGTGCACTCGGCCAGGTGCTCCGGAGCTCGGGTGTCGGAGACGCGCTCGCGGAGGCCATCGCGGCGACGCCCCTGCCGGCGTTCCTCGTCCCGTTCCTGATCGCGACACTCGTGCGCATCGCGCAGGGTTCGGGAACGGTCGCCATGATCACCGCGGCCTCCGTGACCGCACCGCTGGTCGGCTCGCTCGGCATCGACCCGATCGTCGCGGCGATGGCGTGTACGGCCGGATCCATGGTGTTCAGCTACTTCAACGACTCCTACTTCTGGGTGGTCACACGATTCGCCGGGCTGGAGGGGACCGCGGCGCTGCGTGGCTGGTCGGGCATCACGACGGCGGTGTGGGCCGGGTCCATCCCGCTGCTGTTCATCGCGAACGCAGTCCTCGGCTGA
- a CDS encoding tetracycline repressor, C-all-alpha domain protein: MGRPRQAILSPEKIYRAALELVDEFGDFTLPGLAKRLSVSPSSIYHHVQGRPEIINGIRSVIGADALAAGDFFTAGPAWQDRAAAWARSYRSALGQHAKCIPLLVGEAVTDRATLEIYEHLAALFVEQGFAADDVVVAVTVLDNFMLGSALDVAAPESAWLADAEAQPALHGAFAQAALAGPRADVSFEVGVAAIVAYLQTLARD, encoded by the coding sequence ATGGGGCGGCCACGCCAGGCGATCCTGTCGCCGGAGAAAATCTATCGGGCGGCTCTCGAGCTGGTCGACGAGTTCGGGGACTTCACGCTGCCGGGACTCGCGAAGCGGCTCTCGGTCAGTCCGTCGTCGATCTACCACCATGTGCAGGGCAGGCCGGAGATCATCAACGGGATCCGGTCCGTCATCGGAGCCGATGCCCTTGCTGCCGGGGACTTCTTCACGGCCGGCCCCGCCTGGCAGGATCGGGCTGCAGCATGGGCTCGCAGCTACCGCAGCGCCCTGGGCCAGCACGCGAAGTGCATCCCACTGCTCGTGGGGGAGGCGGTGACGGACCGCGCGACGTTGGAGATCTACGAGCACCTCGCCGCACTGTTCGTCGAGCAGGGCTTCGCGGCCGATGACGTGGTGGTGGCGGTGACCGTGCTCGACAATTTCATGCTCGGCTCTGCCCTCGACGTGGCGGCGCCCGAATCGGCCTGGCTCGCTGATGCCGAGGCCCAGCCTGCGCTCCACGGGGCATTTGCGCAGGCAGCCCTGGCAGGGCCCCGCGCCGACGTCAGCTTCGAGGTGGGGGTGGCGGCGATCGTCGCGTACCTGCAGACGCTGGCCCGGGACTGA
- a CDS encoding ABC transporter permease yields the protein MSTSSLDSLSAAPRTTATAGTAGKVIAKRAAGSLFVLWAAVTLTFFVLRLTPGDPITAILGGAGSSPSPETVAAVRAEYGLDQPVLVQYLSYLGNLLIGDFGVSYIFKVPVLEIIGPQILPTLQLAGLALVFAWVIALAFTLLTVGRGRVLDGGGRAVEVFFASLPQFWVGIMLAVVFAVTLGWFPVAGNDGFRSLVLPALSLAVPLAGFIAQVTRSSFEDALAQPFVLSARARGLSDTAVRVTHALRHAILPGLTLSAWAVGSLVSSAVVAEIIFARPGLGRSLVDAIVNRDLPITLAVVFIIAAVYILVNLVVDVLYRVVDPRTNPKGSAA from the coding sequence ATGAGCACCTCCTCCCTCGATTCCCTCAGCGCAGCACCCCGCACGACGGCGACGGCCGGTACCGCCGGCAAGGTCATCGCGAAGCGTGCGGCCGGCAGCCTCTTCGTCCTCTGGGCGGCCGTGACCCTCACGTTCTTCGTCCTCCGCCTCACACCCGGTGACCCGATCACCGCGATCCTCGGCGGGGCGGGATCCTCGCCGTCACCCGAGACGGTCGCCGCGGTGCGGGCCGAGTACGGACTCGACCAGCCCGTCCTCGTCCAGTACCTCTCCTATCTCGGCAACCTGCTCATCGGCGACTTCGGGGTGTCCTACATCTTCAAGGTCCCGGTCCTGGAGATCATCGGCCCGCAGATCCTGCCCACGCTCCAGCTGGCCGGGCTCGCCCTCGTGTTCGCCTGGGTGATCGCCCTGGCGTTCACGCTCCTGACGGTGGGCCGCGGGCGTGTGCTCGACGGCGGCGGGCGTGCTGTCGAGGTGTTCTTCGCCTCCCTCCCCCAGTTCTGGGTGGGCATCATGCTCGCCGTAGTCTTCGCGGTGACCCTCGGCTGGTTCCCGGTCGCCGGCAACGACGGCTTCCGGTCACTCGTCCTGCCGGCACTCTCGCTGGCCGTCCCGCTCGCCGGGTTCATCGCCCAGGTCACGCGGTCCTCCTTCGAGGACGCCCTCGCCCAGCCCTTCGTCCTGAGCGCCCGTGCCCGCGGGCTGAGCGACACCGCCGTCCGCGTCACCCACGCCCTGCGCCACGCGATCCTCCCCGGCCTCACGCTCTCGGCGTGGGCCGTCGGCTCGCTCGTGAGTTCGGCCGTCGTCGCCGAGATCATCTTCGCCCGACCGGGCCTCGGCCGGTCCCTCGTGGACGCCATCGTGAACCGTGACCTGCCCATCACCCTCGCCGTGGTGTTCATCATCGCCGCGGTCTACATCCTCGTGAACCTCGTGGTGGACGTCCTCTACCGCGTGGTCGACCCCCGCACGAACCCGAAGGGATCCGCAGCATGA
- a CDS encoding alcohol dehydrogenase, which produces MSRASRAAVHRSGTQQLDVTTIDVADPVTGTVLVRMGASGVCGSDRHVLDGDWTLPSPTVMGHEGAGTVEAIGEGVTDVEVGDHVILSWFYPCRRCTACLSGKSYVCTGSRSEECLLPDGSTPVSVDGERAYPYLTVGSMSEYAVVPEAGAIRIPSEVPFDVASLIGCSAATGFGAVVNDADVEPGSSAVVIGAGVVGLSIIMALRLVGAHPIIAVDLSEQKLTAARGFGATHTLVPSADLAEEIRALTGGGAAYAFEAIGRVQTIESLPSLIAAGGKAVIVGLPPEDSPVSIDALALAESGKSLIGSNYGSTVPGRDFPRLAALYLAGRLPVDRLISHRIGLEEVNEAFDAMRRGERARSVIVF; this is translated from the coding sequence ATGAGCCGCGCATCACGCGCCGCCGTGCACCGTAGCGGGACGCAGCAACTCGACGTGACGACGATCGACGTCGCCGATCCGGTCACGGGCACCGTCCTCGTCCGCATGGGCGCCTCGGGCGTGTGCGGATCGGACCGCCACGTGCTCGACGGCGACTGGACACTCCCGTCTCCCACGGTCATGGGACACGAGGGCGCGGGCACCGTGGAGGCGATCGGCGAGGGCGTCACCGACGTCGAGGTGGGCGACCACGTGATCCTCTCCTGGTTCTACCCGTGCCGGCGCTGCACCGCATGCCTCTCGGGGAAGTCCTACGTCTGCACGGGCAGCCGGTCCGAGGAGTGCCTGCTGCCGGACGGCAGCACGCCCGTGTCGGTCGACGGCGAACGTGCCTACCCGTACCTGACCGTCGGGTCCATGAGCGAGTACGCCGTCGTCCCCGAGGCCGGGGCCATCCGCATCCCCAGTGAGGTCCCGTTCGACGTCGCGAGCCTCATCGGATGCTCGGCCGCCACCGGCTTCGGGGCCGTGGTGAACGACGCCGACGTCGAACCGGGCTCGTCCGCCGTCGTCATCGGAGCCGGGGTTGTGGGGCTCTCGATCATCATGGCGCTGCGCCTCGTAGGCGCCCATCCGATCATCGCCGTCGACCTGAGCGAGCAGAAGCTCACGGCCGCCCGAGGGTTCGGGGCCACCCACACGCTCGTACCCTCGGCGGACCTGGCGGAGGAGATCCGGGCCCTGACGGGCGGGGGAGCGGCGTACGCCTTCGAGGCCATCGGGCGGGTGCAGACCATCGAGTCCCTCCCCTCGCTCATCGCGGCCGGCGGGAAGGCCGTCATCGTGGGACTGCCGCCGGAGGACAGCCCCGTGTCCATCGACGCGCTGGCGCTCGCGGAGAGCGGCAAGTCGCTCATCGGCTCCAACTACGGCTCCACGGTGCCGGGCCGGGACTTCCCGCGCCTCGCGGCGCTGTACCTCGCGGGTCGCTTGCCCGTGGACCGGCTCATCTCGCACCGCATCGGCCTCGAGGAGGTCAACGAGGCCTTCGATGCGATGCGCCGGGGGGAGCGCGCCCGTAGCGTGATCGTGTTCTAG
- a CDS encoding UPF0303 protein: protein MSNDAASTVLHPFDPDGGNDQPAEALEALIAKIETEVAELQFTRFTNDDAVALGQLLVQLGVGRDLPIAVSICKPNHILFRAALDGATPDNDYWLDAKSRTAARYHVPSLLVGLRARRNGGRAEDNPMFDTSTHAAHGGSFPLYIRGVGPVATVTVSGLPQLEDHKLVVEALRTFHAAAGL, encoded by the coding sequence ATGAGCAATGATGCTGCCTCGACAGTCCTCCACCCGTTCGATCCCGACGGCGGGAACGACCAGCCTGCCGAAGCCCTCGAGGCGCTCATCGCGAAGATCGAGACCGAGGTCGCCGAGCTCCAGTTCACGCGCTTCACGAACGACGACGCCGTCGCTCTCGGGCAGCTGCTCGTCCAGCTGGGTGTGGGCCGTGACCTGCCGATCGCGGTCAGTATCTGCAAGCCGAACCACATCCTGTTCCGGGCCGCGCTCGACGGCGCCACCCCCGACAACGACTACTGGCTCGACGCGAAGAGCCGCACGGCGGCCCGGTACCACGTGCCGTCCCTGCTCGTCGGCCTGCGGGCCCGGCGCAACGGCGGCCGCGCCGAGGACAATCCGATGTTCGACACCTCGACACATGCCGCCCACGGCGGTTCCTTCCCCCTGTACATCAGGGGTGTGGGCCCCGTGGCCACCGTGACGGTGTCCGGCCTGCCGCAGCTGGAGGACCACAAGCTCGTGGTCGAGGCGCTGCGCACGTTCCACGCGGCCGCCGGCCTGTAG
- a CDS encoding cytosine/uracil/thiamine/allantoin permease, with the protein MSGNRQSNTTDTAGGTSGTLGSLPLLRTERIWNGSDFTGVNISLAIATWAFLVGGSTALLVGFQQGIAAMVIGNAIGLGFMILASVVASQRYGVEQYTILRPVFGIVGVGILVFTVILITEMGWSSLLAIMVGRAVTQVSNSTFGTDFGPESLMVTFFALVAIAISWWILSRGPVTIGRFNKFIAPGLIVVTVFLMVFLVINTSWDTLLTAAPLAPFEDDRLNFALAVEFNAGVGVSWYPVMGSLARLTKTPRAALWPSYGGLLGATLIAQIVGMAAALTLGDSDPTVWMLPFGGPVLGAFILLFIAFANITSTSSIVYSTVLAIRQASGNLLSRVRWAWLCAGFFLLPAILAFFPGFMYLRFMTFVTLSGAFLAPMCGAIIADYFLLRRQRVALEELYRHRGESAYHFSGGINWAGLGAVAAGAVFYLVIYNPVTLTTQPVFSYITASFPAAIVGAIVYYVLARVLYVRRGIGGYAPAAQTVEGRA; encoded by the coding sequence GTGAGCGGGAACAGGCAGAGCAACACCACCGACACCGCCGGCGGGACCAGCGGAACTCTCGGTTCGCTGCCGCTGCTCCGCACCGAACGGATCTGGAACGGCTCCGACTTCACCGGCGTCAACATCAGCCTCGCCATCGCCACCTGGGCGTTCCTCGTCGGGGGCTCGACGGCGCTGCTCGTCGGCTTCCAGCAGGGCATCGCCGCCATGGTGATCGGCAACGCCATCGGGCTCGGGTTCATGATCCTGGCCAGCGTCGTCGCCAGCCAGCGCTACGGCGTCGAGCAGTACACCATCCTCCGACCCGTCTTCGGGATCGTCGGGGTGGGCATCCTCGTCTTCACCGTCATCCTGATCACCGAGATGGGCTGGTCGTCGCTGCTGGCGATCATGGTCGGCAGGGCGGTCACGCAGGTGTCCAACTCGACCTTCGGCACCGACTTCGGGCCGGAGAGCCTCATGGTGACGTTCTTCGCGCTCGTCGCCATCGCCATCTCCTGGTGGATCCTGTCCCGCGGGCCCGTCACCATCGGCCGGTTCAACAAGTTCATCGCGCCGGGTCTGATCGTCGTGACCGTCTTCCTGATGGTCTTCCTCGTGATCAACACCTCCTGGGACACGCTGCTCACCGCCGCGCCGCTCGCCCCGTTCGAGGACGACCGCCTCAACTTCGCGCTCGCCGTCGAGTTCAATGCAGGCGTCGGCGTCTCCTGGTATCCCGTCATGGGATCGCTCGCCCGTCTGACGAAGACGCCGCGGGCCGCCCTCTGGCCCTCGTACGGCGGGCTGCTCGGTGCCACGCTGATCGCGCAGATCGTCGGCATGGCCGCCGCCCTGACGCTCGGCGATTCCGATCCGACCGTCTGGATGCTGCCCTTCGGCGGTCCGGTCCTCGGCGCCTTCATCCTGCTGTTCATCGCCTTCGCGAACATCACGAGCACGTCGTCGATCGTCTACTCGACGGTGCTGGCCATCCGGCAGGCCAGCGGAAACCTGCTCTCCCGGGTCCGGTGGGCCTGGCTCTGCGCAGGGTTCTTCCTGCTGCCGGCCATCCTCGCGTTCTTCCCGGGCTTCATGTACCTGCGGTTCATGACGTTCGTGACCCTCAGCGGAGCCTTCCTCGCACCGATGTGCGGAGCGATCATCGCCGACTACTTCCTGCTGCGCCGCCAGCGCGTCGCACTCGAGGAGCTGTACCGGCACCGGGGGGAGAGCGCCTACCACTTCTCCGGTGGGATCAACTGGGCCGGGCTCGGCGCCGTCGCTGCCGGGGCCGTCTTCTACCTCGTGATCTACAACCCGGTCACGCTCACCACACAGCCCGTCTTCAGCTACATCACGGCATCCTTCCCCGCCGCCATCGTCGGCGCGATCGTGTACTACGTGCTCGCCCGCGTGCTCTACGTCCGCCGCGGTATCGGCGGCTACGCCCCTGCCGCGCAGACGGTCGAGGGACGGGCATGA
- a CDS encoding peptide ABC transporter translates to MRTASPSTPRPSRTLALLAVAAGLVLTTSGCGGSAAASEDDTFVFATGKDISCLDPHVNGDMPQASIAANYLDSLVSQDSEGAIHPWLATDWSVSEDGLTYTFTVRDDVWFTDGTKLTAEAVKANLDHMVDPDTQSGTAGGYLKPYVGTEVVDETTAVVTLNRPYAAFLEVLAQPFLGIESPEALKRPQAENCNAPVGTGPYKIVDYVPQSRVSLVRNEDYNSAPPYAQHEGPAHIEKIEWRIVPEDSTRYGLLRAGQVDALDLMPSVHFDEAEADPNVELILQDRPGNPTNLILNTTRAPFDDVDVRKAFLRSAYVDAGINSVYFGTVTRAGGPLSSTTGFYSPDFEHVYDPDPDEAARLLDAAGWTERDDEGYRVKDGERLTVHFPYTPGAWPTAHQALVTQIQATAKKAGFEVLIENGDGATVSELGNNFAYDLRADYWNTNTADVLRIVFSSEYTESAGFVPNGSGFRNPELDGILNDALATDDPAEREDLYYQAQQIVSDNALQLPLYNQASQVALRSDRYANLTLEPSLSLPYLYDVTAVDSE, encoded by the coding sequence GTGAGAACAGCAAGTCCCAGCACTCCCCGTCCGTCCCGCACCCTCGCTTTGCTCGCCGTCGCGGCGGGGCTGGTGCTCACCACGAGCGGCTGCGGAGGATCAGCCGCCGCGAGCGAGGACGACACCTTCGTCTTCGCCACCGGCAAGGACATCTCCTGCCTCGACCCCCACGTGAACGGTGACATGCCGCAGGCGTCCATCGCGGCGAACTACCTCGACTCCCTCGTGTCCCAGGACAGCGAAGGGGCCATCCACCCCTGGCTCGCCACGGACTGGTCCGTGTCCGAGGACGGCCTCACCTACACGTTCACGGTGCGCGACGACGTCTGGTTCACCGACGGGACCAAGCTCACCGCGGAGGCGGTCAAGGCCAACCTCGACCACATGGTCGACCCCGACACTCAGTCCGGCACGGCCGGCGGCTACCTCAAGCCCTACGTGGGCACCGAGGTCGTCGACGAGACCACCGCCGTCGTCACCCTCAACCGGCCCTACGCCGCGTTCCTCGAAGTGCTCGCCCAGCCGTTCCTCGGCATCGAATCGCCCGAGGCGCTCAAGCGGCCGCAGGCCGAGAACTGCAACGCACCCGTGGGCACCGGGCCCTACAAGATCGTCGACTACGTGCCGCAGTCCAGGGTCAGCCTGGTGCGCAACGAGGACTACAACTCCGCCCCGCCGTATGCGCAGCACGAGGGGCCGGCGCACATCGAGAAGATCGAGTGGCGCATCGTCCCCGAGGACTCCACCCGCTACGGCCTCCTGCGGGCAGGTCAGGTGGACGCCCTCGACCTCATGCCGTCGGTGCACTTCGACGAGGCCGAGGCGGACCCGAACGTCGAACTGATCCTGCAGGACCGGCCCGGCAACCCGACCAACCTGATCCTCAACACCACCCGGGCACCGTTCGACGACGTGGACGTCCGCAAGGCCTTCCTGCGCAGCGCCTACGTCGACGCGGGTATCAACAGCGTGTACTTCGGCACCGTGACCCGGGCCGGCGGACCCCTGAGTTCCACCACGGGCTTTTACTCCCCCGACTTCGAGCACGTCTACGATCCGGACCCCGACGAGGCGGCCCGCCTGCTCGACGCGGCGGGCTGGACCGAACGCGACGACGAGGGCTACCGCGTGAAGGACGGCGAGCGCCTCACGGTGCACTTCCCCTACACCCCCGGCGCGTGGCCCACCGCGCACCAGGCGCTCGTCACGCAGATCCAGGCGACGGCGAAGAAGGCCGGCTTCGAGGTGCTGATCGAGAACGGCGACGGTGCGACCGTCAGCGAGCTCGGCAACAACTTCGCGTACGACCTCCGCGCCGACTACTGGAACACCAACACCGCGGACGTGCTGCGGATCGTCTTCTCCTCGGAATACACCGAATCGGCGGGCTTCGTCCCGAACGGCTCGGGCTTCCGCAACCCGGAGCTCGACGGCATCCTCAACGACGCCCTGGCCACGGACGACCCCGCCGAGCGCGAGGACCTCTACTACCAGGCGCAGCAGATCGTGAGCGACAACGCCCTGCAGCTCCCGCTCTACAACCAGGCCAGCCAGGTGGCACTGCGGAGCGACCGCTACGCGAACCTCACCCTCGAACCGAGCCTGTCCCTTCCCTACCTCTACGACGTCACGGCGGTCGATTCAGAATGA
- a CDS encoding NAD-dependent dehydratase codes for MTDAGEEPTPAAPPGAAEESQVVLVAGAGGVIGRHVADEYLRRGTPVRGLSRRPVTGARWEHLPVDLLDREAARTGLDRARDTTHLVFGAYIERATTEEQIEVNTALLTHTLQGLEDAGAPLRHVTLYQGGKAYGAHLGYFNTPAKERDPRLIQPNFYYDQEDILRTAAARHGFQATMLRPEGVVGYAVGNPMNILMVIAVYASICRELGQPLRFPGTHAAYDALYQVTDASLLARATVWAGTEPRAGGEVYNITNGDQIRWRHLWPVFARHFQMDHAEPQPVPLAEAMPQHQDLWQRMVTKYGLVPTPYEDLAGWSFGDFLFRSEFDNVTSTIKARQHGFADCLDTEDRFLELFDELAADEVIPPVV; via the coding sequence GTGACCGATGCCGGCGAAGAACCGACCCCTGCAGCGCCTCCGGGGGCAGCGGAGGAATCGCAGGTCGTCCTGGTCGCCGGCGCCGGCGGGGTCATCGGCCGCCATGTGGCAGACGAATACCTCCGTCGCGGGACACCGGTCCGCGGGCTGAGCCGCCGCCCTGTTACCGGAGCCCGGTGGGAGCACCTGCCCGTGGACCTGCTCGACCGGGAAGCGGCCCGAACCGGACTGGATCGTGCCCGCGACACCACCCATCTGGTGTTCGGCGCGTATATCGAGCGGGCCACCACCGAGGAACAGATCGAGGTCAACACCGCCCTGCTGACCCATACCCTGCAGGGCCTCGAGGACGCGGGTGCGCCTCTTCGCCATGTCACCCTCTACCAGGGCGGAAAGGCATACGGAGCGCACCTGGGGTACTTCAACACCCCCGCGAAGGAACGCGATCCGCGGCTGATCCAGCCCAACTTCTACTACGACCAGGAAGACATCCTCCGCACGGCCGCGGCGAGGCACGGCTTCCAGGCCACCATGCTGCGCCCGGAAGGTGTGGTGGGGTACGCGGTCGGCAACCCGATGAACATCCTCATGGTCATCGCCGTCTACGCGAGCATCTGCCGCGAGCTGGGCCAGCCGTTGCGCTTCCCGGGGACGCACGCCGCCTACGACGCGCTCTACCAGGTGACCGACGCGTCCCTGCTGGCCCGCGCCACGGTCTGGGCAGGTACGGAACCGCGAGCCGGCGGGGAGGTGTACAACATCACGAATGGGGACCAGATTCGGTGGCGCCACCTGTGGCCGGTGTTCGCCCGCCACTTCCAGATGGACCATGCCGAACCGCAGCCCGTGCCGCTCGCCGAGGCGATGCCCCAGCACCAGGACCTCTGGCAGCGGATGGTGACGAAATACGGCCTCGTCCCGACCCCCTACGAAGACCTGGCCGGCTGGTCCTTCGGCGACTTCCTCTTCCGCTCGGAGTTCGACAACGTCACGTCCACCATCAAGGCCCGGCAGCACGGGTTCGCCGACTGCCTCGACACCGAGGACAGGTTCCTCGAGCTCTTCGACGAACTCGCTGCCGACGAAGTCATCCCACCGGTGGTCTGA
- a CDS encoding ABC transporter permease: MSLTLDPTTTAEGGTAAPSAAAPPPSRAGRLVRNTPIGVWIAGALLAFLVLAAVAPSVFLRQDPFEIDPANAFQSPDGLHLFGTDQNGRDVFSRVIAGTGQSLLLGLAATAIGLILGGALGITAGVSGRWLDSAICRFVEILFAFPGLLLALIVIAVSGTGVVTAAIAVGVGSAPGYARMLRTQTLQVVAAPYVETALALGRSKSHILWHTIVPNVARPLFVLVTLGIGQAIVWASSLSFLGLGAQPPAAEWGAMLADGRNYLQVAWWIAAFPGIFITLAALTTTVVGHHLQRRLEAEV, encoded by the coding sequence ATGAGCCTCACCCTCGACCCCACCACGACGGCGGAGGGCGGCACCGCCGCTCCCTCGGCGGCAGCGCCTCCTCCCTCCCGCGCCGGGCGCCTGGTCCGCAACACACCCATCGGCGTCTGGATCGCCGGTGCGCTCCTCGCCTTCCTGGTGCTCGCCGCCGTCGCGCCGTCGGTCTTCCTGCGGCAGGATCCCTTCGAGATCGACCCCGCCAACGCCTTCCAGTCACCCGATGGCCTCCATCTGTTCGGCACGGACCAGAACGGCCGTGATGTCTTCTCCCGCGTGATCGCCGGCACGGGGCAATCGCTGCTGCTCGGCCTCGCCGCCACCGCCATCGGGCTGATCCTCGGCGGCGCCCTCGGCATCACCGCCGGTGTCTCCGGCAGATGGCTGGACTCGGCGATCTGCCGTTTCGTGGAGATCCTGTTCGCCTTCCCGGGCCTGCTCCTCGCCCTGATCGTCATCGCGGTGTCCGGCACCGGCGTCGTCACCGCCGCCATCGCCGTCGGGGTCGGTTCGGCCCCTGGGTATGCAAGGATGCTCCGCACGCAGACCCTGCAGGTGGTCGCGGCTCCGTATGTGGAAACAGCCCTCGCCCTCGGCCGTTCGAAATCGCACATCCTCTGGCACACGATCGTCCCCAACGTCGCACGGCCCCTCTTCGTGCTCGTGACGCTCGGGATCGGCCAGGCCATCGTCTGGGCCTCGTCGCTGAGCTTCCTCGGCCTCGGCGCCCAGCCACCCGCCGCGGAGTGGGGCGCCATGCTCGCCGACGGTCGCAACTACCTCCAGGTCGCCTGGTGGATCGCGGCCTTCCCCGGCATCTTCATCACCCTCGCCGCGCTGACCACCACCGTGGTGGGCCACCACCTGCAGCGCCGACTCGAAGCAGAGGTCTGA